A genomic segment from Clostridium pasteurianum BC1 encodes:
- a CDS encoding SGNH/GDSL hydrolase family protein: MGTLGDTIRVQSAKEVRDGIADFIDIVEQLIINAGASNAEIVVGRKSNVTGQIFDTIGHRIDGIDSQFITIAAQLISKLSKSDIQNLIGFADINKNLSKIDQTMLADTLLQQIAGTAPINAVPADGSITKIKLANGAVGIEKLSPDLFNDTLIQSDIEASFSNARSYENAYPMKFVYTIPAGLTLSNITAKCKFKTDSSNITQARLKLLVGTDATIGANLTTPAFTPITSGVETELTVTRSNSDTGFTNIVVFVYAWGSNIALPASYLISNLELYINGNLTEYTAVLDEAYSNAYATCTFNYTGDKLALERDVDSLNTDILNLNESVSKAIKSKVTDNLAQFSNGRTFENSYPLKFNCTVTKPYSTIEARVDITSKNANLFQGRLKIYFNNSPTDFVLGNFSTLTTGVEKNLSVIATRASIQTVTVYIFLEGTNVSLPSDYSFKDIKILLDGVEDDTITFTWDPTYGASDMTVTMTEGGKYILTDWNNNPVPLAVEADVENLKTKTIDTASSPLRGKILNMIGDSYVYGHTLGSDKVSYARIAVKYGMTYRNYGINGNTISTVAGGSGTPMVTRYVDMDNNADYIGVVGGRNDYNMGAPIGTNTDTDPSTFKGALNILCEGLINKYIGKKLFFITCWNVNDAMMAYSDAELEICGRWGIPCFDASRYSGVFMRSESFRTQYCLSSTDPSHLNEIGHEYVKPKFEAFLHTL, encoded by the coding sequence ATGGGAACATTAGGAGATACAATAAGAGTACAGTCGGCTAAAGAAGTAAGGGATGGAATAGCCGATTTTATCGACATTGTTGAACAACTCATAATTAATGCTGGAGCTAGCAATGCCGAAATAGTAGTTGGAAGAAAAAGTAATGTAACGGGACAAATTTTTGATACAATAGGTCATAGAATAGATGGTATTGATTCACAATTTATCACTATAGCAGCTCAATTAATTTCAAAATTATCAAAGTCGGATATACAAAACTTAATAGGATTTGCAGATATAAATAAAAATCTAAGTAAGATAGACCAAACAATGTTAGCAGATACTTTACTACAACAGATAGCCGGAACAGCTCCAATAAATGCAGTCCCTGCTGATGGTAGTATAACAAAGATAAAATTAGCAAATGGTGCAGTAGGAATTGAAAAATTATCTCCAGATTTATTCAATGATACGCTAATACAATCTGATATTGAAGCTAGCTTTTCAAATGCTAGATCATACGAAAATGCATATCCAATGAAATTTGTTTATACTATTCCTGCTGGATTAACACTTTCTAATATAACAGCTAAATGTAAGTTTAAAACCGATTCTAGCAATATTACTCAAGCAAGATTAAAATTACTAGTTGGAACTGATGCTACAATAGGAGCTAATCTTACAACACCAGCATTTACTCCGATAACAAGTGGTGTGGAAACAGAACTAACAGTAACGAGAAGCAATTCTGACACAGGATTTACAAATATAGTAGTTTTTGTTTATGCGTGGGGAAGTAATATTGCATTACCAGCATCTTATTTAATATCTAATTTAGAGTTATATATTAATGGTAATTTAACTGAATATACTGCGGTTTTAGATGAAGCATACAGCAATGCATATGCAACATGTACATTTAACTACACAGGTGATAAATTAGCATTAGAAAGAGATGTAGATTCTTTAAACACTGATATTTTAAATTTAAATGAAAGTGTTTCAAAGGCAATAAAGAGTAAAGTTACTGATAATTTAGCACAATTTTCTAACGGTAGAACTTTTGAAAATTCTTACCCTCTGAAATTTAATTGTACAGTTACTAAGCCATATTCAACTATTGAAGCTAGAGTTGATATTACTTCTAAAAATGCTAATTTATTTCAAGGTAGATTAAAGATATACTTCAATAATAGTCCTACTGATTTTGTTCTTGGTAATTTTTCTACTTTGACAACAGGTGTAGAAAAGAATTTATCAGTCATTGCAACCAGAGCGAGTATTCAAACAGTTACAGTATATATATTTCTTGAAGGAACAAATGTAAGCCTTCCTTCGGACTACTCATTTAAAGATATTAAAATTCTTCTTGATGGAGTTGAGGATGACACAATAACATTCACATGGGACCCAACATATGGTGCAAGTGACATGACAGTAACAATGACAGAAGGTGGAAAATATATATTAACCGACTGGAACAACAATCCAGTTCCTTTGGCTGTTGAAGCTGATGTAGAAAACTTAAAGACAAAAACAATTGATACTGCATCTTCTCCTTTGAGAGGTAAAATACTTAATATGATTGGTGATAGTTATGTTTATGGTCATACATTAGGTTCAGATAAAGTATCTTATGCTAGAATAGCAGTTAAATATGGCATGACATATAGAAATTACGGTATAAATGGAAATACAATTTCCACAGTAGCTGGTGGAAGTGGCACGCCAATGGTTACAAGATATGTTGACATGGACAATAATGCTGATTATATAGGTGTAGTTGGTGGTAGAAATGATTACAACATGGGAGCACCTATTGGCACAAATACGGATACTGATCCAAGTACATTTAAAGGGGCATTAAACATACTCTGTGAAGGTCTTATAAATAAATATATAGGTAAAAAATTATTCTTTATTACATGCTGGAATGTTAATGATGCCATGATGGCATATTCTGATGCAGAGCTAGAAATTTGTGGGCGTTGGGGAATTCCTTGCTTTGATGCAAGTAGATATAGTGGGGTATTTATGAGGTCAGAGAGTTTTAGAACACAATATTGCTTATCATCAACTGATCCATCACACTTGAATGAAATAGGTCATGAATATGTAAAGCCAAAGTTTGAAGCTTTTTTGCATACATTATAA